A window of the Pungitius pungitius chromosome 3, fPunPun2.1, whole genome shotgun sequence genome harbors these coding sequences:
- the tbx2b gene encoding T-box transcription factor TBX2b, with translation MRDPVFTGTAMAYHPFHAHRPTDFPMSAFLAAAQPSFFPALSLPPGALTKPITDHGLAGASEAGLHPALSHHQAAHLRSMKSLEPEEEVDDDPKVTLEAKDLWDQFHKLGTEMVITKSGRRMFPPFKVRINGLDKKAKYILLMDIVAADDCRYKFHNSRWMVAGKADPEMPKRMYIHPDSPATGEQWMAKPVAFHKLKLTNNISDKHGFTILNSMHKYQPRFHIVRANDILKLPYSTFRTYVFPETEFVAVTAYQNDKITQLKIDNNPFAKGFRDTGNGRREKRKQLTMPSLRMFEDQCKADRDGADSDASSSEPPTGRDANHSPLGADTSPLRFSRPSRDDKTCTDSEQELEHHDDRCTGSNSPGPEPVSPYSSRCEERVRDRPITEKKDDSMFSIRNLEKDKVESRHRKDTTDVLTKDLESGGISATKETFSPLMVQTESPSHFSPGHLQSLALSGLHSQQFFNPMSAGSPLLFHPGQFAMSPGAFSAMGMGHLLASVSGSSGLENGSLSTQVTAGSPNPFPFHLSQHMLASQGIPMPPFGGLFPYPYTYMAAAAAAASASALPATSSPLSRNPFLTTSRPRLRFNPYQLPVSLPQSLLAAGLQGGLNLGSESSKPGSRETSPAPEHHSNHKTGGSSGRVASPKTSMKDSVNELQSIQRLVSGLESQRELSPTADSPK, from the exons ATGAGAGATCCAGTTTTCACAGGGACTGCAATGGCTTATCACCCTTTCCACGCACACCGGCCGACCGACTTCCCCATGTCCGCCTTTTTAGCGGCCGCGCAGCCTTCGTTCTTCCCGGCGCTCAGCCTGCCTCCCGGGGCGCTCACCAAGCCTATTACGGACCACGGCCTGGCAGGGGCGTCGGAGGCTGGGCTCCACCCGGCCCTAAGCCACCATCAGGCGGCTCATCTACGCAGCATGAAGAGCCTGGAACCCGAAGAGGAAGTAGACGACGACCCCAAAGTTACACTGGAAGCCAAGGATCTTTGGGACCAATTTCATAAACTCGGGACGGAGATGGTTATTACCAAGTCCGGAAG gaGGATGTTCCCTCCGTTTAAAGTACGAATAAACGGACTCgataaaaaagccaaatacaTCCTGCTGATGGACATCGTTGCGGCAGACGACTGCCGCTACAAGTTCCACAACTCCCGCTGGATGGTGGCGGGCAAGGCCGACCCGGAGATGCCCAAGAGGATGTACATCCACCCGGACAGCCCGGCCACCGGCGAGCAATGGATGGCGAAGCCTGTTGCTTTCCATAAACTCAAGTtgaccaacaacatttcagacaAACACGGATTT ACCATCCTGAACTCCATGCACAAGTACCAGCCCCGGTTCCACATAGTGCGGGCCAACGACATCCTGAAGCTCCCCTACAGCACTTTCAGGACCTACGTCTTCCCGGAGACCGAGTTCGTGGCAGTGACGGCCTACCAGAACGACAAG ataaCGCAGCTGAAGATTGACAACAACCCGTTTGCCAAAGGATTCAGAGACACGGGGaacgggaggagagagaaaag GAAACAGCTGACCATGCCGTCGCTGCGGATGTTTGAGGACCAGTGCAAGGCGGACCGGGATGGCGCGGACTCGGACGCCTCATCCAGTGAGCCTCCGACCGGCAGAGACGCCAACCACTCGCCGCTCGGAGCCGATACCAGCCCGCTGAGGTTCAGCAGGCCCAGTCGAG ATGACAAAACGTGTACTGACAGTGAGCAAGAGCTGGAGCATCACGACGACCGCTGCACGGGCTCCAACAGCCCGGGACCTGAGCCTGTGTCCCCCTACAGCTCCAGGTGTGAGGAGCGTGTGAGGGACAGACCAATAACAGAAAAGAAGGATGACTCCATGTTCAGTATAAGGAACCTTGAGAAGGACAAAGTGGAGAGCAGGCACAGGAAGGACACCACGGATGTGTTGACAAAGGACTTGGAGTCCGGAGGCATTAGTGCCACTAAGGAGACCTTCTCCCCTCTCATGGTTCAGACCGAAAGCCCCTCGCACTTCAGCCCAGGTCACCTACAAAGTCTGGCTCTGTCTGGCTTGCACAGTCAGCAGTTCTTTAACCCTATGAGCGCTGGATCACCACTGTTGTTTCACCCTGGGCAGTTTGCTATGTCCCCTGGAGCCTTTTCTGCTATGGGCATGGGGCATCTATTGGCCTCTGTATCTGGATCAAGTGGTTTGGAAAATGGCAGCCTTTCTACCCAGGTCACAGCAGGAAGCCCCAACCCCTTTCCCTTCCATCTGTCTCAGCACATGCTCGCTTCTCAG GGCATTCCCATGCCTCCTTTTGGTGGTCTGTTCCCATATCCCTACACCTAcatggcagcagctgcagcggctGCCTCTGCCTCTGCCCTCCCAGCCACCTCCAGCCCACTTTCCAGGAACCCCTTCCTGACCACGTCACGTCCCCGGCTCCGCTTCAACCCGTACCAGCTGCCGGTGTCGCTTCCTCAGAGCCTGCTCGCTGCTGGCCTGCAAGGCGGCCTGAACCTAGGCTCAGAATCCTCCAAGCCGGGCAGCAGGGAGACCAGCCCAGCACCAGAGCACCACAGCAACCATAAGACAGGAGGGTCAAGTGGGAGGGTTGCATCTCCCAAAACCTCTATGAAGGACTCAGTAAATGAGCTGCAAAGCATCCAAAGGCTCGTGAGCGGCCTAGAGAGCCAGCGGGAGCTCTCCCCGACTGCAGACTCTCCCAAGTGA